In Solea senegalensis isolate Sse05_10M linkage group LG18, IFAPA_SoseM_1, whole genome shotgun sequence, a single window of DNA contains:
- the LOC122759422 gene encoding DELTA-actitoxin-Afr1a-like has product MSETAEALAANQQSRRNITIEITNLTNKYCLLDPKVYLDSGNCHSPPQPTVRPQKTEVCNFTKASAKASGAVGVLTYDLFEKDSNGAQETLAIMFSVPYDYNIYKNWIALGIYPQGKECNEALYKEMYNNKEQNGFKREEATGSGLTFEGSSLDIKATMSPMGRAIMKVEVWDKFFSPRQHQHY; this is encoded by the exons ATGAGTGAAACAGCAGAGGCTCTCGCTGCCAACCAGCAAAGCCGCAGAAACATCACGATTGAGATCACGAACCTCACCAACAAGTACTGTCTGCTGGACCCCAA GGTTTACCTGGACAGTGGCAACTGCCACAGCCCCCCCCAGCCCACGGTGCGCCCGCAGAAGACCGAGGTGTGCAACTTCACCAAGGCCAGTGCCAAGGCCTCGGGCGCGGTGGGCGTCCTGACCTACGACCTGTTCGAGAAAGACAGCAACGGCGCCCAGGAGACGCTGGCCATCATGTTCTCCGTCCCCTACGACTACAACATCTACAAGAACTGGATCGCATTGGGGATTTACCCACAGGGCAAGGAGTGCAACGAGGCTCTGTACAAGGAGATGTACAACAACAAGGAGCAGAACGGGTTCAAGCGCGAGGAGGCAACAGGCTCCGGGCTCACGTTCGAGGGCTCCAGCCTGGACATCAAGGCCACCATGTCCCCAATGGGCCGGGCCATCATGAAGGTGGAGGTGTGGGACAAGTTCTTCTCGCCACGGCAGCACCAGCACTACTGA
- the LOC122759423 gene encoding DELTA-stichotoxin-Hmg2b-like produces the protein MPETAESHSFTLTTNRNCTIEITNVSSNFCLVNPKVHMESGFSFSPPQPTVRINKTEVCSFTKDDHTASGAVGVLTYELFNIHSRSCNELMAVMFSVPYDYNFYQNWLGVGVYEHTHAVDKKLFKDMYEAKDFTNFVRHKADGSGVKYASRMLDVRGCMSDEGKAIVKLEIYDKMGR, from the exons ATGCCCGAGACCGCAGAGTCGCACTCCTTCACCCTCACCACTAACCGTAACTGCACCATCGAGATCACTAATGTGAGCTCCAACTTTTGCCTCGTCAACCCAAA agtTCACATGGAGAGCGGCTTCAGCTTCAGTCCTCCACAGCCGACCGTGCGCATCAACAAGACCGAGGTGTGCTCCTTCACCAAGGACGACCACACGGCGTCGGGCGCCGTGGGCGTCCTCACCTACGAGCTGTTCAACATTCACAGCCGCAGCTGCAACGAGCTGATGGCCGTCATGTTCTCCGTGCCCTACGACTACAACTTCTACCAGAACTGGCTGGGCGTGGGCGTGTACGAGCACACGCACGCCGTCGACAAGAAGCTGTTCAAGGACATGTACGAGGCCAAGGACTTCACCAACTTTGTGCGTCACAAGGCCGACGGCTCCGGCGTGAAGTACGCGAGCCGCATGCTGGACGTGAGGGGCTGCATGTCCGACGAGGGCAAGGCCATCGTCAAACTGGAGATCTACGACAAGATGGgcagatga
- the plaub gene encoding plasminogen activator, urokinase b, protein MTSAGVFMWTLVALTTAETAMLGNNGRVKRSHFSSSSSSSSSLSWSSSSSFSSSFENSDGLCLHGGSSVPSLTSGEHMFCLCADGFEGSRCETVKGGQCYEGVGLYYRGSESKSESGLTCETWDADIRERYLSSDVNAGRHNYCRNLFYQRRPWCYVWRNQQLVREYCNIPRCGSDSPPPLPAPTEPQPAAEWTCGQRSRRKLLKIVGGKVSTVESHPWIAAIFVRSKSKEKVFRCGGSLISACWVLTAAHCFPHGSHDKPQRFSVTLGKNALNETDRTVEQNFRVEKIIVHEDYDNSEGNFNNDVALMKLKPRRGKCAAESKSVKIVCLPSPQQIIQPGVTCEIAGYGKEKQGLWYKSQYLREAWVNVFADDVCRHKDYYENLITDNMFCAGRLDWSQDACEGDSGGPLVCELDGRLFQFGIISWGDGCAKELRPGVYTKVTNYKQWIEEKTGLRVGAALPQK, encoded by the exons ATGACGAGCGCAGGAGTCTTCATGTGGACGCTGGTCGCTCTGACGACAGCGGAGACA GCCATGCTCGGGAACAATGGGAGGGTAAAACGTTcacatttctcttcctcttcttcttcctcctcttcattgtcTTGGTCCTCATCGtcttcattctcctcctcttttgaAAATTCAG ATGGACTCTGTCTTCACGGAGGTTCATCAGTTCCGTCGTTGACGAGCGGTGAACACATGTTCTGTTTGTGTGCTGATGGGTTTGAGGGAAGCCGCTGTGAAACAG TGAAAGGAGGTCAGTGCTACGAGGGCGTCGGCCTCTACTACAGAGGCTCAGAGTCTAAATCAGAGAGTGGATTGACCTGTGAGACATGGGACGCCGACATCAGGGAGCGTTACCTGTCCTCAGACGTCAACGCAGGGAGACACAACTACTGCAG aaaCCTTTTCTACCAACGGCGTCCGTGGTGTTACGTGTGGAGGAACCAGCAGCTGGTGAGGGAGTACTGCAATATCCCGCGCTGCGGCTCAGACTCAC CTCCGCCTTTACCTGCACCGACCGAGCCACAGCCAG CTGCAGAGTGGACATGTGGTCAGCGCAGCAGACGGAAGCTTCTGAAGATCGTTGGTGGAAAAGTTTCCACGGTGGAATCTCACCCGTGGATCGCTGCCATATTTGTGCGCAGCAAATCCAAGGAGAAGGTTTTCCGCTGTGGCGGGAGTCTGATCTCCGCCTGCTGGGTCCTCACGGCCGCCCACTGCTTCCCCCACGG CTCCCACGACAAACCGCAGCGTTTCTCTGTGACCCTGGGGAAGAACGCTCTCAACGAGACGGACCGGACTGTGGAGCAGAACTTCAGGGTGGAGAAAATCATCGTCCACGAGGACTACGACAACAGCGAGGGCAACTTTAACAACGACGTGG CCCTGATGAAGCTGAAGCCCAGACGAGGTAAATGTGCGGCGGAGAGTAAATCGGTGAAGATTGTGTGTCTGCCATCGCCTCAGCAGATCATCCAGCCCGGCGTCACCTGTGAGATCGCAGGATACGGGAAAGAGAAACAGG gtctgtGGTATAAGTCTCAGTATCTCAGAGAAGCCTGGGTGAACGTCTTCGCCGACGACGTGTGTCGACACAAGGACTATTATGAAAACTTGATCACTGACAACATGTTTTGTGCCGGGAGACTCGACTGGAGCCAGGACGCCTGCGAg GGAGACTCTGGAGGGCCTCTGGTGTGCGAGCTCGACGGCAGGCTCTTCCAGTTCGGGATCATCAGCTGGGGCGACGGCTGTGCCAAGGAGCTGCGACCCGGCGTCTACACCAAAGTGACCAACTACAAGCAGTGGATCGAGGAGAAGACGGGCCTCAGGGTCGGAGCCGCGCTCCCACAGAAGTGA
- the LOC122759417 gene encoding endonuclease domain-containing 1 protein-like, with protein sequence MSRPLALLVVVLVSVCGHWRLAAADVGDFTPCLQFFYRSWPPKGLIGTPICQRYDNQYRFATLYSRARRSPWFSAYVYTVPQGKRPSTFWKFEPQLAYPGAAGNMIRFPPGPLDQNVVDSQAVEPDYINSTYSRGHMNPSLHHRTHEDRTATFTLTNVVPQKAGSNDGPWEKLEQTVNKSLAAFCLGQAYVVTGAIPYQSEEHWLKNHRVAVPEYMWSAYCCPKYNSSLPEELRNTFPTYAAIGRNDCNSSEEIVPVSKTAKKEFRGYDVRRMSLETLEMYLRDRLSAVVSVFYERCSGSH encoded by the exons ATGTCTCGTCCTCTGGCTCTGCTTGTGGTCGTCCTCGTCTCCGTCTGTGGACACTGGCGATTGGCAGCCGCTGATGTTGGGGACTTCACTCCTTGCCTGCAGTTCTTCTACAGGTCCTGGCCTCCTAAAGGTCTGATAGGGACTCCGATCTGCCAACGTTACGACAACCAGTATCGGTTTGCCACGCTGTACAGTCGAGCGCGACGCTCTCCGTGGTTCTCGGCCTATGTGTACACGGTGCCACAGGGAAAGAGGCCCTCGACGTTCTGGAAGTTTGAGCCACAG TTGGCTTacccaggagctgctggcaACATGATCCGGTTCCCCCCGGGCCCTCTGGACCAGAACGTGGTGGACAGCCAGGCGGTGGAGCCAGACTACATTAACTCCACCTACTCTCGTGGTCACATGAACCCGAGCCTTCACCACCGGACTCATGAGGACCGCACAGCCACTTTCACCCTCACCAACGTTGTCCCGCAGAAAGCCGGCTCCAACGACGGGCCCTGGGAAAAGCTGGAGCAGACCGTCAACAAGTCCCTCGCAGCCTTCTGTCTCGGACAGGCGTACGTCGTGACCGGCGCCATCCCGTACCAGAGCGAGGAGCACTGGCTGAAGAACCACCGCGTGGCTGTGCCAGAGTACATGTGGTCGGCCTACTGCTGCCCCAAATACAACAGCAGCCTTCCAGAGGAACTGAGAAACACCTTCCCGACTTACGCCGCCATCGGCCGCAACGACTGCAACAGCAGCGAGGAAATCGTACCCGTGAGTAAGACAGCGAAGAAAGAGTTCAGGGGTTACGACGTGAGGCGGATGTCACTGGAAACGCTGGAGATGTATCTGAGGGACAGACTCAGTGCCGTGGTCAGTGTGTTTTACGAGCGATGTTCTGGATCACACTGA